A single region of the Epinephelus moara isolate mb chromosome 16, YSFRI_EMoa_1.0, whole genome shotgun sequence genome encodes:
- the LOC126403350 gene encoding protein-serine O-palmitoleoyltransferase porcupine-like isoform X2 yields the protein MGAFSRQKFFQELAHGCLLPTAQQGLEQVWQLLVICLLCRLLWMLGLPSFVKHLSTVAGGFYTLYLFFELHMIWVVLLSLLCYLFLFLCRHSTIRGTFLSITVLIYLLLGELHMMDTTNWHKMRGSQMVVAMKAISLAFDLDRGVVTSVPSPIEFMGYIYFVGTVIFGPWISFNSYKDALEGRKLSFSWLLKVSVSWVKSQVCLVISNCVAPYLFPYFIPVYGDKLLRGKKRRKIRWLLAYENTMSFHFSNYFVGYLSETTTTLAGAGFTEEKENLKWDMTVSKPLNIEFPRSMVEVVTSWNLPMSRFLHTYVFKSALKFGTFSAIMVTYTASALLHGLSFHLGAVLISLGFITYIEHVLRKRLADIFNACILSRKCQPNCTHRNKKELWVYVINIAFSALAILHLTYLGSVFNSSVDYMEEDEDDITHHTIQKWSELSWTSHWVTFGCWILYRLIL from the exons ATGGGAGCATTCAGCCGCCAGAAGTTTTTCCAGGAGCTTGCTCATGGCTGCCTGCTGCCTACAGCTCAGCAGGGCCTGGAGCAAGTATGGCAGCTGCTGGTTATCTGCCTGCTGTGTCGGCTTCTCTGGATGTTGG GCCTCCCTTCCTTTGTGAAACACCTGAGCACAGTGGCGGGAGGTTTCTACACTCTCTACCTGTTCTTCGAGCTTCACATGATATGGGTGGTCCTCCTCAGCCTTCTCTGctacctcttcctcttcctgtgcCGCCACTCCACCATCCGAGGCACCTTCCTCTCCATCACGGTGCTCATCTACCTGCTGCTGGG GGAGCTGCACATGATGGACACCACCAACTGGCACAAGATGAGAG GTTCACAGATGGTGGTTGCCATGAAAGCCATCTCTCTGGCCTTCGATCTGGACAGAGGTGTCGTGACCAGTGTACCCTCACCCATTGAGTTCATGGGCTATATTTACTTTGTGGGCACAGTCATCTTTGGTCCTTGGATCAGCTTCAACAGCTACAAAGACGCTTTAGAGGGACGTAAGCTG AGCTTTTCGTGGCTTTTAAAAGTGTCTGTTAGCTGGGTGAAGAGCCAGGTCTGCCTTGTTATTTCCAACTGTGTGGCTCCCTACCTCTTCCCTTACTTCATACCTGTCTATGGAGACAAGCTACTACGAGG caaaaagaggaggaagatcaG GTGGCTGCTGGCGTACGAGAACACGATGTCTTTTCACTTCAGCAATTATTTTGTCGGTTATTTGAGCGAGACTACGACTACTCTGGCTGGAGCAGGCTTCACCGAGGAGAAGGAAAACCTCAAATG GGACATGACTGTATCCAAGCCACTGAATATAGAGTTTCCCCGGTCGATGGTGGAGGTGGTAACATCATGGAATCTGCCCATGTCTCGCTTCCTGCACACCt ATGTTTTTAAGAGTGCTCTCAAATTTGGGACGTTCTCCGCCATCATGGTGACGTATACAGCAAGTGCCCTGCTGCAT GGTTTGAGCTTTCATCTGGGTGCAGTACTCATATCTCTCGGGTTCATCACGTACATTGAGCACG tgttgcGGAAGAGGcttgcagacatttttaatgCCTGTATACTGTCAAGGAAATGTCAGCCAAACTGCACTCACCGGAACAAAAAG GAGCTATGGGTGTATGTGATTAACATAGCATTCAGTGCACTGGCAATACTCCACCTGACGTACCTGGGCTCTGTGTTCAACTCCAGTGTGGACTACATGGAGGAGGATGAG GACGATATAACCCATCATACCATTCAGAAGTGGTCAGAGCTGAGCTGGACAAGCCACTGGGTCACATTTGGATGCTGGATATTGTACCGCCTCATTCTCTAA
- the LOC126403267 gene encoding zinc finger protein 90-like: MSACCVSGCKSRHSSTSKRFYRIPAGSRPFQANRRRLWLQAIEKVNGSTKGLNGNARICGAHFKSGEASMDHDSPDFVPSVFTYADKKKVKRYSSRIKRQRCTAEEEEEEEEEEEITPHRADSPVDLQSSDLTEEIQTSLSPSEPKEGETWTEEAETESETTPIKSQTTSPSADYPVLDKRIPIVLLKRVFVPAGGYQCEQCNQNFTNVPQLIKHRQVHHEEDEEEEEEEEEEIDSTVICESCGKVFTSQADFTEHQCVPKPSFPCNICDRTFTTSHNLKRHKLLHVKDGRKCHQCGMLFCQRHNHVVFTPLAESVTEYEEDPPEPQNLDADLTPENHLLEKPEPSQTTDLGDDAQSSMTVSSIPPNHKAQSPAPSQASHTKVLPDIPPPVFLILPSVSRLPPPVPRISSKSSTSSRFKTPLPKYPVASIQPPPPPNLQLPPSLKLFSPQYLTSAFLEVNRNYDYILSKPAGVKKRKNIVKEEQCEGPWISPHEQSVERVKKERTAYEMEFML, translated from the exons TCGACCGTTTCAGGCCAACCGGAGACGTTTATGGCTCCAAGCTATCGAGAAAGTGAACGGCAGCACCAAGGGGCTCAATGGAAATGCCCGCATCTGTGGCGCTCATTTTAAGTCAG GGGAAGCGTCCATGGACCACGACAGTCCCGACTTTGTGCCCTCTGTGTTTACATATGCTGacaagaaaaaagtcaaaag GTACTCCAGTCGTATAAAAAGACAACGATGCACAgccgaagaagaagaagaagaagaagaagaagaagaaattacTCCACACAGAGCTGATTCTCCGGTGGACCTCCAGTCCTCTGATTTGACAGAGGAAATACAGACATCATTATCTCCATCAGAACCAAAG GAAGGAGAAACATGGACTGAAGAGGCTGAGACTGAGAGTGAAACCACACCAATCAAATCACAAACAACATCACCATCAGCAGACTATCCAGTACTAGACAAAAGGATTCCCATTGTGCTTCTAAAACGTGTGTTTGTACCAGCAGGTGGGTATCAGTGTGAGCAGTGCAATCAGAACTTCACCAATGTACCACAGCttataaaacacagacaggtgcatcatgaagaagatgaagaagaagaagaagaagaagaagaagaaatagacAGCACTGTCATTTGTGAATCTTGTGGAAAGGTTTTCACAAGTCAGGCAGATTTCACTGAACACCAGTGTGTCCCAAAGCCTTCCTTTCCGTGCAACATTTGTGATCGAACCTTCACTACAAGCCATAACCTCAAGCGTCATAAACTGCTGCATGTCAAAGATGGCAGGAAGTGCCACCAGTGTGGCATGCTATTCTGTCAGCGTCATAACCATGTTGTATTCACGCCACTGGCCGAGTCTGTAACTGAGTATGAAGAGGATCCCCCCGAGCCTCAAAATTTAGACGCTGATTTGACGCCAGAAAACCATCTGCTGGAGAAGCCAGAGCCAAGCCAGACTACTGACCTGGGTGACGATGCTCAGAGCAGCATGACTGTTTCGTCTATACCCCCAAACCATAAGGCCCAATCTCCAGCCCCATCTCAAGCCTCACACACCAAAGTGTTACCAGACATCCCTCCACCGGTGTTTCTAATACTCCCCTCTGTGTCACGTCTACCTCCACCGGTACCAAGGATCTCAAGCAAATCATCTACCTCGTCTCGGTTTAAGACACCCCTGCCCAAGTATCCTGTAGCCTCCATTCAGCCCCCTCCCCCACCAAATCTACAGCTCCCACCCTCCCTGAAGCTTTTCTCACCACAGTACCTTACCTCAGCATTTCTTGAGGTTAACAGAAATTATGATTATATTTTAAGCAAACCAGCAGgtgtgaagaagaggaagaatatTGTGAAGGAGGAACAATGCGAGGGGCCTTGGATTTCTCCTCATGAGCAAAGTGTTGAGCGTGTCAAAAAGGAAAGAACTGCTTATGAGATGGAGTTCATGCTCTGA
- the wdr13 gene encoding WD repeat-containing protein 13 isoform X2 → MAAVWQQVLAVDARYNAYRTPTFPQFRTQYIRRRSQLLRENAKCGFEPGLRRQYLRLRSQLLALRYGPLSEQSSFRASSVRSSRTTLDRMEDFEEDPRAQGARGHRRSVSRGSYQLQAQMNRAVYDERPPGSLVPTSVAEASRAMAGDTTLSENYAFAGMHHIFDQHVDSAVPRLQFANDDKHLLACCSLDGTLSIMTLSPSPPSVKVTLKGHGGPVTDFAWSLSNDIIVSTSLDGTLRIWNTEDGRCIREVRDPESSELLCCTFQPMNNNLTVVGNSKHHLQVVNISTGKKVKGGSSKLTGRVLSLSFDAPGRILWAGDDRGSIFSFLFDMATGKLTKAKRLVVSEGSSICSISARSWISREARDPSLLVNACVNKLLLYRVVDNDGTLQLKRSFPIQHGSQHVHSIFCPLMSFRQGACVVTGSEDACVYFFDVERNTKAIVNKLQGHGGPVLDVSFNCDESLLASADSTGMVIIWRREQK, encoded by the exons ATGGCAGCAGTTTGGCAGCAGGTTTTGGCAGTGGACGCAAG GTACAATGCTTACCGCACGCCTACGTTCCCACAGTTCCGAACTCAGTACATCCGCCGACGCAGCCAGCTGCTCAGAGAGAACGCCAAGTGTGGCTTTGAGCCGGGGCTGCGCAGGCAGTACCTGAGGCTGCGCAGTCAGCTGCTGGCCCTGCGCTACGGGCCCCTGTCCGAGCAGAGCAGCTTCAGGGCCAGCAGTGTGCGCAGCTCCCGCACCACACTGGACCGCATGGAG GACTTCGAGGAGGACCCCCGCGCCCAAGGGGCTCGTGGTCACCGCCGGTCCGTCAGCAGAGGCTCCTACCAGCTACAGGCCCAGATGAACAGAGCCGTCTATGATGAAAG GCCTCCGGGCAGTTTGGTGCCCACCTCAGTGGCAGAGGCCAGTCGTGCCATGGCCGGAGACACAACTCTGAGTGAAAATTATGCTTTTGCTGGCATGCACCACATATTTGACCAACATGTAGACTCTGCTG TTCCACGGTTGCAGTTTGCCAATGACGACAAGCACCTCCTGGCTTGCTGCTCCCTGGATGGCACTCTGTCCATCATGACGTTGTCCCCATCTCCCCCCAGTGTGAAGGTGACCCTTAAAGGTCACGGAGGTCCTGTCACAGACTTTGCTTGGTCTCTGAGCAATGACATCATTGTGTCGACATCACTAGATGGGACTCTGCGTATCTGGAACACGGAGGATGGTCGGTGCATCCGAGAGGTCAGAGACCCAGAATCCAGCGAGTTGTTGTGCTGCACCTTCCAGCCCATGAACAACAACCTTACTGTG GTGGGAAACAGCAAGCACCACCTGCAGGTGGTGAACATCTCCACTGGGAAGAAGGTGAAGGGGGGCTCCAGTAAGCTGACAGGCCGCGTGCTGTCTCTCTCCTTTGATGCTCCAGGGAGGATCCTTTGGGCTGGTGATGACAGGGGGAGCatcttctccttcctctttgaCATGGCAACAG GGAAGCTGACCAAAGCCAAGCGCCTGGTGGTGAGTGAAGGCAGCTCCATCTGCAGCATATCTGCTCGGTCCTGGATTAGCCGAGAGGCCAGAGACCCCTCCCTGCTGGTCAACGCCTGTGTCAATAAGCTGCTGCTGTACAG GGTGGTGGACAATGACGGTACACTACAACTGAAGAGAAGCTTCCCTATCCAGCATGGTTCCCAGCACGTTCACAGCATCTTCTGTCCCCTCATGTCTTTCAGACAGGGGGCCTGTGTGG TGACTGGCAGCGAGGATGCCTGCGTGTACTTCTTTGACGTCGAACGCAACACCAAGGCGATAGTGAACAAACTCCAAGGTCACGGGGGACCAGTGCTGGACGTCAGCTTCAACTGTGACGAGAGTTTACTGGCATCCGCCGATTCCACTGGCATGGTCATCATCTGGAGGCGGGAGCAAAAGTGA
- the LOC126403350 gene encoding protein-serine O-palmitoleoyltransferase porcupine-like isoform X1 — translation MGAFSRQKFFQELAHGCLLPTAQQGLEQVWQLLVICLLCRLLWMLGLPSFVKHLSTVAGGFYTLYLFFELHMIWVVLLSLLCYLFLFLCRHSTIRGTFLSITVLIYLLLGELHMMDTTNWHKMRGSQMVVAMKAISLAFDLDRGVVTSVPSPIEFMGYIYFVGTVIFGPWISFNSYKDALEGRKLSFSWLLKVSVSWVKSQVCLVISNCVAPYLFPYFIPVYGDKLLRGKKRRKIRGTTAKWLLAYENTMSFHFSNYFVGYLSETTTTLAGAGFTEEKENLKWDMTVSKPLNIEFPRSMVEVVTSWNLPMSRFLHTYVFKSALKFGTFSAIMVTYTASALLHGLSFHLGAVLISLGFITYIEHVLRKRLADIFNACILSRKCQPNCTHRNKKELWVYVINIAFSALAILHLTYLGSVFNSSVDYMEEDEDDITHHTIQKWSELSWTSHWVTFGCWILYRLIL, via the exons ATGGGAGCATTCAGCCGCCAGAAGTTTTTCCAGGAGCTTGCTCATGGCTGCCTGCTGCCTACAGCTCAGCAGGGCCTGGAGCAAGTATGGCAGCTGCTGGTTATCTGCCTGCTGTGTCGGCTTCTCTGGATGTTGG GCCTCCCTTCCTTTGTGAAACACCTGAGCACAGTGGCGGGAGGTTTCTACACTCTCTACCTGTTCTTCGAGCTTCACATGATATGGGTGGTCCTCCTCAGCCTTCTCTGctacctcttcctcttcctgtgcCGCCACTCCACCATCCGAGGCACCTTCCTCTCCATCACGGTGCTCATCTACCTGCTGCTGGG GGAGCTGCACATGATGGACACCACCAACTGGCACAAGATGAGAG GTTCACAGATGGTGGTTGCCATGAAAGCCATCTCTCTGGCCTTCGATCTGGACAGAGGTGTCGTGACCAGTGTACCCTCACCCATTGAGTTCATGGGCTATATTTACTTTGTGGGCACAGTCATCTTTGGTCCTTGGATCAGCTTCAACAGCTACAAAGACGCTTTAGAGGGACGTAAGCTG AGCTTTTCGTGGCTTTTAAAAGTGTCTGTTAGCTGGGTGAAGAGCCAGGTCTGCCTTGTTATTTCCAACTGTGTGGCTCCCTACCTCTTCCCTTACTTCATACCTGTCTATGGAGACAAGCTACTACGAGG caaaaagaggaggaagatcaG AGGTACAACGGCAAA GTGGCTGCTGGCGTACGAGAACACGATGTCTTTTCACTTCAGCAATTATTTTGTCGGTTATTTGAGCGAGACTACGACTACTCTGGCTGGAGCAGGCTTCACCGAGGAGAAGGAAAACCTCAAATG GGACATGACTGTATCCAAGCCACTGAATATAGAGTTTCCCCGGTCGATGGTGGAGGTGGTAACATCATGGAATCTGCCCATGTCTCGCTTCCTGCACACCt ATGTTTTTAAGAGTGCTCTCAAATTTGGGACGTTCTCCGCCATCATGGTGACGTATACAGCAAGTGCCCTGCTGCAT GGTTTGAGCTTTCATCTGGGTGCAGTACTCATATCTCTCGGGTTCATCACGTACATTGAGCACG tgttgcGGAAGAGGcttgcagacatttttaatgCCTGTATACTGTCAAGGAAATGTCAGCCAAACTGCACTCACCGGAACAAAAAG GAGCTATGGGTGTATGTGATTAACATAGCATTCAGTGCACTGGCAATACTCCACCTGACGTACCTGGGCTCTGTGTTCAACTCCAGTGTGGACTACATGGAGGAGGATGAG GACGATATAACCCATCATACCATTCAGAAGTGGTCAGAGCTGAGCTGGACAAGCCACTGGGTCACATTTGGATGCTGGATATTGTACCGCCTCATTCTCTAA
- the wdr13 gene encoding WD repeat-containing protein 13 isoform X1: MAAVWQQVLAVDARYNAYRTPTFPQFRTQYIRRRSQLLRENAKCGFEPGLRRQYLRLRSQLLALRYGPLSEQSSFRASSVRSSRTTLDRMEVRPKETERAGEVEEKEQAGGDFEEDPRAQGARGHRRSVSRGSYQLQAQMNRAVYDERPPGSLVPTSVAEASRAMAGDTTLSENYAFAGMHHIFDQHVDSAVPRLQFANDDKHLLACCSLDGTLSIMTLSPSPPSVKVTLKGHGGPVTDFAWSLSNDIIVSTSLDGTLRIWNTEDGRCIREVRDPESSELLCCTFQPMNNNLTVVGNSKHHLQVVNISTGKKVKGGSSKLTGRVLSLSFDAPGRILWAGDDRGSIFSFLFDMATGKLTKAKRLVVSEGSSICSISARSWISREARDPSLLVNACVNKLLLYRVVDNDGTLQLKRSFPIQHGSQHVHSIFCPLMSFRQGACVVTGSEDACVYFFDVERNTKAIVNKLQGHGGPVLDVSFNCDESLLASADSTGMVIIWRREQK, translated from the exons ATGGCAGCAGTTTGGCAGCAGGTTTTGGCAGTGGACGCAAG GTACAATGCTTACCGCACGCCTACGTTCCCACAGTTCCGAACTCAGTACATCCGCCGACGCAGCCAGCTGCTCAGAGAGAACGCCAAGTGTGGCTTTGAGCCGGGGCTGCGCAGGCAGTACCTGAGGCTGCGCAGTCAGCTGCTGGCCCTGCGCTACGGGCCCCTGTCCGAGCAGAGCAGCTTCAGGGCCAGCAGTGTGCGCAGCTCCCGCACCACACTGGACCGCATGGAGGTCAGACCCAAAGAAACAGAAAGGGCAGGGGAAGTGGAAGAGAAAGAACAGGCGGGGGGT GACTTCGAGGAGGACCCCCGCGCCCAAGGGGCTCGTGGTCACCGCCGGTCCGTCAGCAGAGGCTCCTACCAGCTACAGGCCCAGATGAACAGAGCCGTCTATGATGAAAG GCCTCCGGGCAGTTTGGTGCCCACCTCAGTGGCAGAGGCCAGTCGTGCCATGGCCGGAGACACAACTCTGAGTGAAAATTATGCTTTTGCTGGCATGCACCACATATTTGACCAACATGTAGACTCTGCTG TTCCACGGTTGCAGTTTGCCAATGACGACAAGCACCTCCTGGCTTGCTGCTCCCTGGATGGCACTCTGTCCATCATGACGTTGTCCCCATCTCCCCCCAGTGTGAAGGTGACCCTTAAAGGTCACGGAGGTCCTGTCACAGACTTTGCTTGGTCTCTGAGCAATGACATCATTGTGTCGACATCACTAGATGGGACTCTGCGTATCTGGAACACGGAGGATGGTCGGTGCATCCGAGAGGTCAGAGACCCAGAATCCAGCGAGTTGTTGTGCTGCACCTTCCAGCCCATGAACAACAACCTTACTGTG GTGGGAAACAGCAAGCACCACCTGCAGGTGGTGAACATCTCCACTGGGAAGAAGGTGAAGGGGGGCTCCAGTAAGCTGACAGGCCGCGTGCTGTCTCTCTCCTTTGATGCTCCAGGGAGGATCCTTTGGGCTGGTGATGACAGGGGGAGCatcttctccttcctctttgaCATGGCAACAG GGAAGCTGACCAAAGCCAAGCGCCTGGTGGTGAGTGAAGGCAGCTCCATCTGCAGCATATCTGCTCGGTCCTGGATTAGCCGAGAGGCCAGAGACCCCTCCCTGCTGGTCAACGCCTGTGTCAATAAGCTGCTGCTGTACAG GGTGGTGGACAATGACGGTACACTACAACTGAAGAGAAGCTTCCCTATCCAGCATGGTTCCCAGCACGTTCACAGCATCTTCTGTCCCCTCATGTCTTTCAGACAGGGGGCCTGTGTGG TGACTGGCAGCGAGGATGCCTGCGTGTACTTCTTTGACGTCGAACGCAACACCAAGGCGATAGTGAACAAACTCCAAGGTCACGGGGGACCAGTGCTGGACGTCAGCTTCAACTGTGACGAGAGTTTACTGGCATCCGCCGATTCCACTGGCATGGTCATCATCTGGAGGCGGGAGCAAAAGTGA